In Lonchura striata isolate bLonStr1 chromosome 2, bLonStr1.mat, whole genome shotgun sequence, a single genomic region encodes these proteins:
- the LOC144248901 gene encoding uncharacterized protein LOC144248901 has translation MAARTSFTQKEQQKMSHCAQLVAATLSILLWLHVADGWVVPQPKENVWITLAKSLQQDNLCLAMGNVDNPLSTCLVGVPLVADDWPVSNSDLLRTTGRRPNPVDTWDEWTKILPNSKEEPQELDLLGSSTARYCVKFYYRRPSQNWHGIDLAKDTYRKDVTPISKKYNSQTWCNYTSQVISVSSTHPKTLPRGMFLICGDRVWSGIPSRLQGGPCSLGKLATLTPNRTQILDWKKERQLARTKRSYAQFDENCDSEIYDWGKTKRVAVSIFLPWYAAAKALGELSHLECWISKHANASSAALSDLLADQQTTRQATLQNRAAIDFLLLAHGHSCEDFEGLCCFNLTSRSTSIQANIQRIRTELP, from the exons ATGGCTGCCAGAACATCATTCACCCAAAAGGAACAACAGAAGATGTCCCACTGCGCCCAGCTGGTTGCAGCCACGctttccatcctcctgtggctgcatgTAGCAGATGGCTGGGTGGTACCACAGCCGAAAGAAAACGTCTGGATCACGCTggcaaagtccttgcagcaggataacCTATGTCTGGCCATGGGCAACGTGGACAATCCCCTGTCCACTTGCCTGGTAGGGGTCCCCTTGGTAGCTGATGATTGGCCGGTATCCAATTCCGACCTGCTCCGAACCACGGGTAGGAGGCCTAACCCGGTCGATACTTGGGATGAGTGGACCAAAATTTTGcccaacagcaaagaggaaccCCAAGAATTGGACTTACTGGGGTCCTCCACAGCTAGATATTGTGTCAAATTCTATTATAGGAGGCCAAGTCAAAATTGGCACGGAATTGACTTGGCCAAAGACACATACCGGAAAGATGTAACACctatcagtaaaaaatataacagcCAAACCTGGTGCAATTATACTAGCCAGGTGATTTCAGTTTCATCCACTCATCCCAAGACATTGCCCAGGGggatgtttcttatctgtggggacagagtatgGTCGGGAATTCCATCTCGGCTCCAGGGAGGCCCATGCAGCCTTGGCAAGCTTGCTACCCTCACTCCAAACAGAACTCAAATTCTagattggaaaaaagaaagacaattggCACGCACCAAAAGATCATATGCTCAATTCGACGAAAATTGTGACTCCGAAATTTAcgattggggaaaaacaaagagggtcGCTGTGtccatctttttaccatggtaTGCAGCAGCTAAGGCCCTcggtgagctttctcacctggagtgTTGGATAAGTAAGCATGCCAACGCCTCGTCTGCCGCCCTCTCCGATCTTCTGGCAGACCAGCAAACCACCAGGCAAGCCACATTACAAAACAGAGCggctattgatttcctgctgctcgcCCATGGTCACAGCTGCGAGGACTTCGAAGGATTGTGTTGCTTCAATTTAACATCACGGAGCACTTCCATCCAAGCCAACATCCAGCGGATCCGGACCGAA TTGCCTTAA